CGCCTCCTGCCGCGTTGGCTGAAGACCGTCGTGGTGAGCGTCGGAGGAAAAGGCGTCCTTGAAAGGGCGTCAGGTGGGGATCGGGAAGGCGAGCGAGAGCGAACCACTGCTGATGCGTCGAAATGCTTGGGCGACATCGAAACCGGGGCTTGAAGGCTCCCCGGGATGAGTCTGGCGGGTGTCCGCTTCCTGGCCAGGTGGTGTCCGGCGTGAAGGTGGCGCGAGCCCGATCTGCGGGGTCTGTGCGGAACAGGAGAAGGCGTACGTCCATGTCGGGCGTGCGCCGGCGGACCGGCTCGTAGTAGTGGTGAAGTCCCTGTAATGGGGGCGGAGCGAAGGGGCCGGGTCGTTCGTGACTTGTTCATTCGATCAACCGGAAGTGCTCCGGGAGGAATTGGCGTGGATGAGTTGAAAGCACCGGTCAAGCCGTTCGGTATACCGAAGCTGCTGGTGATGGAGGCTTGGGAGAAGGTCAGGGCGTACAAGGGCGCGCCGGGCGTGGACGCGGTGGCTATCGAGGAGTTCGAGGAGGATCTGCGGGGAAACCTGTACAAGATCTGGAACCGGATGTCCTCGGGCTGCTACTTCCCGCCGCCGGTGCGCATGGTGGAGATCCCGAAGCCGCAGGGCGGCATCAGGGTCCTCGGAGTGCCGACTGTGGGCGACCGTGTCGCGCAGACGGTGGTGGCGATGGTGCTGGAGAAGAGGGTCGAGCCGATCTTCCATCCGGACTCCTACGGCTACCGCCCAGGGCGGGGAGCGACCGACGCGGTGGGCACGTGCCGGGAGCGGTGCTGGAAGTACGACTGGGTGGTCGATCTCGACATCAAGGCGTTCTTCGACTCGGTGCCGTGGGACTTGATGCTCAAGGCGGTGGGCTCGGTCTGTGAGCTCCCCTGGGTCCTGTTGTATGTCAAGCGGTGGCTTGCTGCCCCGCTGCAACATGCGGACGGTGTGCTGATCGAGCGCGCCAAGGGCACCCCGCAGGGATCAGCGGTATCTCCCGTCCTGGCGAACCTGTTCATGCACTACGCGTTCGACATGTGGTTGAACCGGGCCTTCCCGGACGTCCGCTTCGAACGGTATGCCGACGACGCGGTCATCCACTGCCGCAGTCTCGCCGAGGCGAGAGCGGTGCTGGCCGCGCTGGATGCGCGCATGGATTCGGTCGGCCTTCAACTACACCCCTACAAGACGCAGATCGTCTACTGCCGGGACGCGAACCGCAAGAGTTCTTTCGAGCACACGAGGTTCACGTTCCTGGGCTACGACTTCCGCGAGCGCACCGTGGACGGGCGGAAAGGACTGTTCCGGAGTTTCTCTCCGGCGGTCTCGGACAAGGCCCTGAAGCGGATGGGCGAGGTGGTGCGTTCCTGGCGCCTGCACCGGTGGGTGCAGGGCGAGGCCCGAGACCTCGCGGACTGGATCAATCCGGTCGTGCGGGGATGGATGCAGTACTACGGGGCCTACAACAGGTCGGCCCTCTATCCCCTCCTGAAACGGATCAACGCCTACGTGGTCCGGTGGCTGCGCGGGAAGTACCGGAGGCTGCGGCGAAGCTGGTCGGCGACCTTCCGTGCGTGGTGGTCCGGGGTTGATCGACACCCCCGGCTTCTCGCGCACTGGGTCTGGGTGACCGAGCCCGCCCGGGTCTGGTGACCAGGACGACAAGAGCCGTATGACCGGAGACGG
This Streptomyces sp. NBC_00376 DNA region includes the following protein-coding sequences:
- the ltrA gene encoding group II intron reverse transcriptase/maturase: MDELKAPVKPFGIPKLLVMEAWEKVRAYKGAPGVDAVAIEEFEEDLRGNLYKIWNRMSSGCYFPPPVRMVEIPKPQGGIRVLGVPTVGDRVAQTVVAMVLEKRVEPIFHPDSYGYRPGRGATDAVGTCRERCWKYDWVVDLDIKAFFDSVPWDLMLKAVGSVCELPWVLLYVKRWLAAPLQHADGVLIERAKGTPQGSAVSPVLANLFMHYAFDMWLNRAFPDVRFERYADDAVIHCRSLAEARAVLAALDARMDSVGLQLHPYKTQIVYCRDANRKSSFEHTRFTFLGYDFRERTVDGRKGLFRSFSPAVSDKALKRMGEVVRSWRLHRWVQGEARDLADWINPVVRGWMQYYGAYNRSALYPLLKRINAYVVRWLRGKYRRLRRSWSATFRAWWSGVDRHPRLLAHWVWVTEPARVW